The Blautia luti nucleotide sequence ATAAAGCCATTGATGAGTTTGATTTCACAGATTGTAATGAAGTGGTTTTCTGTGGATACGGAGAGCCGACGATGGCCCTTGAGAACCTGATCGCAGTAAGCAAATATGTCAGGGAAAGATATCCTTTCAGGATCAGACTGAACACAAACGGTCTTTCTGACCTGATCCATAATCGTTCCACAGCAGAAGAGATCTGTAAGGCAGTGGACAGCATTTCCATCAGCCTGAATATGCCGGATGCTGCATCTTACAACGAAATAGTACGTCCTACATATGGGGAAAAATCTTTCGAAGCCATGCTGAAATTTGCCAGGGACTGCAGAAAATATATCTCCGATGTGCGGTTCACAGTGGTAGATGTGATCGGAGAAGAGAAAGTGGAACAGAGTAAAGTTCTGGCTGAGAAAAACGGGATTCCGCTGAGAGTGAGAAAGTATTCACCGTGATCTTCGCATAATCCGGGACTGACAAAAGAATGGGTGAACCACCGACAGGATAAGATTCTGTCGGTGGTTCGTTTTTTTTGGTATGTATCT carries:
- a CDS encoding TIGR04100 family radical SAM protein — its product is MTTDIIYRYKNQVYFNITNKCPCRCTFCIRNTEDAIGEASNLWFDHEPKLEEIYKAIDEFDFTDCNEVVFCGYGEPTMALENLIAVSKYVRERYPFRIRLNTNGLSDLIHNRSTAEEICKAVDSISISLNMPDAASYNEIVRPTYGEKSFEAMLKFARDCRKYISDVRFTVVDVIGEEKVEQSKVLAEKNGIPLRVRKYSP